One genomic segment of Fusobacterium nucleatum includes these proteins:
- a CDS encoding toxin-antitoxin system YwqK family antitoxin — MKKFLIILMFLFISIFSYSADIDFNIRVMMGLTKIEEKDNPKYKKFLNYIDENLAKKDEVKYSHKVNIDRKVVEFFSEKGEILLTENLPKEFLDIVDRSIRVAENKEEIKKIIKNIYEDPYTHVSISKYKENLILFTEQNMVNRGKIKNTMSVVLKRVLTDNEKNELIYLKDNNDDEFFKKYRTYLDSETTKTYINDKLELFQEIKGLTETTILYKKNEVSKVIVEYSDNNRINSVVKSYRNDRLLKETFVKNKKIVLEKEYYASGKLAREIPLKDGLINGEVKDYYENGKIRLTTNFVNGDIDGVVKEYNQAGKVVKETLYKNGRKVK; from the coding sequence ATGAAAAAATTTCTAATAATTTTAATGTTTTTATTTATTTCTATTTTTTCTTATTCAGCAGATATAGATTTTAATATAAGAGTTATGATGGGATTGACTAAGATAGAAGAAAAAGATAATCCAAAATATAAAAAGTTTTTAAATTATATTGATGAAAATTTAGCTAAAAAAGATGAAGTTAAATATTCACATAAAGTAAATATAGATAGAAAAGTAGTAGAATTTTTTTCTGAAAAGGGAGAGATTTTACTTACAGAAAATCTTCCAAAAGAATTTTTAGATATTGTAGATAGATCTATAAGAGTTGCTGAAAACAAAGAAGAAATTAAAAAAATTATTAAAAATATCTATGAAGACCCATATACTCATGTAAGTATAAGTAAATATAAGGAAAATTTGATCTTATTTACAGAACAAAATATGGTGAATAGAGGCAAGATTAAAAATACTATGTCAGTTGTTCTAAAAAGAGTATTAACAGATAATGAAAAAAATGAATTGATTTATTTGAAAGACAATAATGATGATGAGTTTTTTAAGAAATATAGAACTTATTTAGATAGTGAAACCACAAAAACTTATATAAATGATAAATTAGAACTTTTTCAAGAAATTAAAGGCTTAACTGAAACAACTATTTTGTATAAAAAAAATGAAGTTTCAAAAGTAATTGTAGAGTATAGTGATAATAATCGTATAAATTCAGTAGTTAAGTCATATAGAAATGATAGATTACTAAAAGAAACATTTGTCAAAAACAAAAAGATAGTATTAGAAAAAGAATATTATGCCAGTGGAAAATTAGCAAGAGAAATACCTCTGAAAGATGGTTTAATTAATGGTGAAGTAAAAGATTACTATGAAAATGGAAAAATAAGATTAACCACTAACTTTGTAAATGGAGATATTGATGGTGTGGTAAAAGAATATAATCAAGCAGGGAAAGTTGTTAAAGAAACTTTATATAAAAATGGAAGGAAAGTTAAATAA